A single window of Candidatus Omnitrophota bacterium DNA harbors:
- the bamD gene encoding outer membrane protein assembly factor BamD: MRLRYYSGVVAVLLVSVVISSATNNAESEKALVERARAFWSDRKYENAEDIYKNLLEKYPTSVWSDEYKLEMINCYRITNKYDEAIRKCNEFIKNRPESYLISTIRYSLMSIYVYHKNDLEKGEGQANIIIKEFPGTVYEQYALGFLANIYRRQKKTDKFVEIALDSLKKYPDSCGAVWLHYSMGKIYLDRKNYSKALVEFRQSFENRTKDMTYASVSCNSIFYCLKRQKDYEAAAAWAEKCIDKYSDEFSTEYLHYSLVLLYPSRLKQQKKADKAYAAFKMKYPNSKYTDDLEDRLAAMRQEASMDKLLLNIKDTDSSEEEVIDLK, encoded by the coding sequence ATGAGATTAAGATATTATTCGGGAGTAGTTGCTGTATTGTTGGTTTCAGTCGTTATATCGAGTGCTACGAATAATGCGGAAAGCGAAAAGGCGCTTGTTGAGCGTGCGCGCGCGTTCTGGTCGGACAGAAAATACGAAAATGCGGAGGATATATACAAAAATCTTCTTGAAAAATATCCCACTTCTGTATGGTCGGATGAATATAAATTGGAAATGATAAATTGTTATCGTATCACGAACAAATACGATGAGGCAATCCGCAAATGTAACGAATTTATCAAGAACAGGCCGGAAAGTTACCTTATTTCGACGATAAGATATAGCCTCATGTCCATATATGTTTATCACAAAAACGACTTGGAAAAAGGAGAAGGTCAGGCGAACATAATAATTAAAGAATTTCCCGGAACGGTTTACGAACAATATGCATTAGGTTTTCTTGCTAATATTTACAGGAGGCAGAAGAAAACGGACAAATTTGTGGAAATAGCCTTGGACTCGCTAAAAAAATATCCCGATAGTTGTGGAGCCGTGTGGCTTCATTATAGTATGGGGAAAATTTATTTGGACAGAAAAAATTACAGTAAAGCCCTTGTGGAATTTCGCCAATCGTTTGAAAATAGAACGAAAGATATGACTTACGCTTCCGTATCGTGTAATTCAATATTTTACTGTTTAAAGAGACAGAAGGACTATGAGGCGGCGGCCGCGTGGGCGGAGAAATGTATCGACAAATATTCGGACGAATTCTCAACTGAATATCTGCATTACAGTCTCGTTTTACTGTATCCGAGCCGCCTTAAACAACAGAAAAAAGCCGACAAAGCGTATGCTGCTTTTAAGATGAAATATCCTAACTCAAAATATACGGATGACCTCGAAGATAGGCTTGCCGCTATGAGGCAAGAGGCTAGTATGGACAAACTGCTATTGAATATAAAAGATACGGACAGTAGTGAAGAAGAAGTCATAGACCTGAAATGA
- a CDS encoding VCBS repeat-containing protein gives MIFSRLKKLAKEYGSSKMKKIMMLFVIVLSLQNNIYAGNKKLLQTTLKPGILVGESFISKSIFLESKRLGRVHNIVRGDLDAAPGAEIGITWDTCDQNGGAIFCNDDGEIISTVIFSSRAMNSTIIDVEKDGICEFLSGGSWSRKVLLLNHNGTPEWIFSSKRGVNGLGYADIDGDGKLEFALSFNGGGVVRLLESNGELIWKSDDSNAWHIEMADTNQDGNLEIISSNSRGSIKIRDKEGNILSDVRPEIYFNKFTISPWPSSKDREYIITSRKDEKVYVMDFGGKTIAKYNAPKTIKTLNICAAPIRLTKDKPQYFAVLIKLLASWRRSILYLYDDKGNIAYQEIIPDICESICVIDADKSGSQKILIGGTGKVWQYEYRGNSE, from the coding sequence ATGATTTTTAGTCGTTTAAAGAAATTAGCAAAAGAATACGGGAGCAGTAAAATGAAAAAGATTATGATGCTTTTTGTTATTGTATTGTCCTTGCAGAATAATATCTATGCAGGCAATAAGAAACTTTTGCAGACAACTCTTAAACCGGGAATTTTAGTAGGGGAAAGTTTCATTTCAAAAAGTATTTTTCTTGAAAGTAAGCGATTGGGAAGGGTTCATAATATAGTGAGAGGTGACCTCGATGCAGCGCCAGGCGCTGAAATAGGTATTACATGGGATACTTGCGATCAAAATGGCGGCGCAATATTTTGCAATGATGATGGCGAAATAATATCAACGGTTATATTCAGCAGTAGAGCAATGAATTCTACAATAATTGATGTTGAAAAAGATGGGATTTGCGAATTTTTAAGCGGCGGTTCCTGGTCCCGTAAAGTTCTTTTATTGAATCATAATGGTACGCCGGAGTGGATTTTCAGCAGCAAAAGAGGAGTAAACGGATTAGGATATGCGGACATTGACGGCGACGGAAAACTTGAATTCGCTTTGAGTTTTAATGGGGGCGGAGTGGTGCGACTATTAGAGAGCAATGGCGAATTGATTTGGAAAAGTGATGACTCTAATGCGTGGCATATCGAAATGGCGGATACCAATCAGGATGGTAATCTTGAAATAATCAGCAGTAATTCTCGCGGGAGCATAAAAATACGGGATAAAGAGGGGAATATTTTAAGTGATGTAAGACCGGAAATATATTTCAATAAGTTTACAATCTCTCCTTGGCCATCATCTAAAGACCGGGAATATATTATCACGAGCAGAAAAGATGAAAAGGTGTATGTCATGGATTTTGGGGGCAAAACCATTGCGAAATATAATGCGCCTAAAACAATAAAAACTCTCAATATTTGTGCGGCTCCCATTCGTTTAACAAAGGATAAACCGCAATATTTTGCGGTGCTGATTAAGTTACTGGCGAGTTGGCGCAGGTCGATACTGTATCTTTATGATGATAAGGGTAATATCGCATATCAGGAAATTATTCCAGATATATGTGAATCGATATGTGTTATAGATGCGGATAAATCAGGGAGTCAGAAAATTTTAATTGGCGGCACAGGAAAAGTTTGGCAATATGAATATCGTGGGAATAGTGAATGA